One part of the Syntrophales bacterium genome encodes these proteins:
- a CDS encoding DUF5615 family PIN-like protein: MKVVIDECLPRRLANALAGHKVWTVQQIRLNGLLNGALLKAIKDDFDVFITVDQNLVFQQNLKSVKIAVIVLSARTNRFDDIQPLIPAVLKTLQRIKPGQIIQID; the protein is encoded by the coding sequence ATGAAAGTCGTTATTGACGAATGCCTTCCCCGTCGTCTTGCCAATGCTCTTGCCGGTCATAAAGTCTGGACGGTTCAACAGATTCGGCTGAATGGATTACTTAACGGCGCTTTGCTTAAAGCCATTAAAGATGATTTTGATGTTTTTATTACGGTTGACCAGAACCTTGTCTTTCAGCAGAACTTGAAGTCGGTCAAAATCGCTGTAATTGTTTTAAGTGCCAGAACCAACCGATTCGACGATATTCAACCACTCATACCTGCCGTCCTGAAAACACTCCAGAGGATTAAACCAGGGCAGATTATTCAGATTGATTGA
- a CDS encoding DUF433 domain-containing protein, whose product MKKYMPNIIISNVGILGGTPVFQGTRVPVQTLLDYLEADDSIETFLDDFPTVTHKQVVAVLEVAKEKLLATV is encoded by the coding sequence ATGAAAAAATATATGCCCAATATTATTATCTCCAATGTAGGAATTCTCGGTGGAACACCTGTTTTTCAGGGAACCCGCGTACCGGTTCAGACGCTTCTGGATTACCTGGAGGCAGATGATTCAATTGAGACGTTTTTGGATGATTTTCCCACAGTGACTCATAAACAGGTTGTAGCGGTATTAGAAGTCGCCAAGGAAAAACTCCTTGCGACGGTGTAA